CCAGACCCGAGCTGACGGCGTTGACACGCACCTCGGGCGCCCACTCGGCGGCCAGGCTGCGGGTGAGGCTCTCCAGCGCCGCCTTCGCCGCCCCGTACACGGCCGTGCCCGGGCTCGGCCGGCGTGCGCTGATCGAGGTGATGTTGATCACCGAGCCGCCGGTGCGCCGCAGCGGCTCGTGGCTCGCCCGTGAGGCGAACGCCGCGGAGAGGAAGTTGATCTCGGTCAGCGCCTGCAGGTAGCGGGGCGAACCGTCCTCGAAGCGGCCGAAGGGCGAGCCTCCGACGTTGTTGACGAGCACGTCGAGCCGGCCGTGCCTGCTCACGACGGCGTCGATCCAGGCATCGACCTGATCGGGGTCGCGCACGTCGACAGCGCGGAACCCGGCGGTGCGGCCGGCATGCGACGGCAGGGATGCCGGCTCGGTGCGGCCGCAGAACTCCACCTCGGCCCCGGCTTCGAGGAATGCCTCGACGATGCCGGCGCCGACACCCCGGCCGCCCCCGGACACCGCGACCACCCGGCCCGAGAAATCCATGACCAGACTCATGTGGCTCCTCCGCTCTCCGGCGCTCCCGTGCGCCGGCCTCTCCATCCTACCAACCAAATGCTAGGTTAGTTTCATGGTTCACGACGACGTACCTTCTTCGGCATCCCGCGTCCGCACCGTCGTGGTGACGGGCGGCGCACTGGGCATCGGCGGCGCGATCAGCCGGCGCTTCGCCGCCGACGGCGACCACGTCGTGCTCGTCGACATCGACGAGCCCGCCGCCGAGCGGACCCGCGCCGCGATCGCGGAAGCCTGCGGCCAGTGCACGGTGATCCCCGGCGACATCACCGACGACGCCGTGGTGGCCAGGCTGGCCGAGACCGTCGCCTCGGATCACGGTCATGCGGACGTGCTCGTCAACAACGTCGGCGACTTCCGCCCGGCGAAGGCCTTCTTCGCCAAGAGCCCGCCCGAGCAGTGGCGGCGCCTGCACGAGCTGAACCTCTGGCACGTCTTCGCGGTCACGCACGCACTGCTGCCCGGCATGATCGCCGCAGGCGGCGGGTCGATCGTGAACGTGTCGACCGTCGAGGCGTTCCGCGGCATCCCCGGTCACGCCGTCTACTCCGCATACAACGCCGGAGTCTCGGCGTTCACCCGCAGCCTTGCCGTGGAGCTCGGCCCCTCGCGCATCCGCGTGAACGCGATCGCCCCCGACCTCGCCGACACCGAGCAGACGCCCGCGGCCCTCATGCTCGCCGGACGCGACCCCGAGCTGCTGCGCTCGTGGCTGCCGGCGGGGCGCTTCGGCGACCCCGAGGACTTCGCCGGGGTGGTGACCTTCCTCGCCTCGGACGACGCCGCGTTCATCACCGGTCACACCATCCCCGTCGACGGCGGCACGCTCGCCGCCTCGGGCTGGTACGGGAAGGCATCCGGCCGCGGCTGGACGAACATGCCGGACCAGGCGTGACCCATCGCGACGAGTTCGCCGACCGGCACGAGATCCACGATCTCATGCTGCGGTATTGCTCGGCGATCGATCGAGCCGACTACGCGGCCGTGCTGGCGGTGTACGCCCACGACGGCATCGACCGGCACACCGGCTTCGAGGGCGGCGCCGCCGGCTTCGTGGCCTGGCTGCGCGAGCGCACCGCCGTCTTCGACGGCACCATGCACCTGGTCGGCAACCACCGCGCCGAACTGTTCGGCGACCATGCGTTCGCCGAGACCTACGGCACCGCCGTGCACTGGGGCGCTCCCGCCGACGACGAGACCCGCAACTTCACCAGCGGCTTCCGCTACCTCGATCATCTGCGACGCGATCCGGAGGGCTGGCGGATCGTCGAGCGCACGGCCGTGCGTGAGTGGACCCGGTCGGATGCCGGGCGCCTGCGGGCGCCGGAATCCCCCGGACCGCGCGGAGCGCGCGGTCCCGCCGACCCGCTCGAAGCCTGCCGCGAGAAGGTGCGCCGCGCCGCCGGCATCCGCTCGGACGGCGTCCCGGACAACCAGGCGACAGAGGAGGAGTCATGACCGGCATCGAGCAGCGCGTGCGCGCGCTGGAGGACCGGCTGGAGATCATCGAGCTCGAGGCCACCTACGCCCGCGCGTTCGACGAGCACGACGGCGACGCCTGGAGCGCGCTGTTCACCGATGACGGCGTGTACCAGTCCCGGCCCGACGGCGACGCTCCGCCGGTGACGTTCGTGCAGGGCCGCGAGGCACTGCGCGAAGTACTGCACCTCGGCGCCGTTCGACGGCATCCATCTGCTGCACCTGCCGCAGCTGCGCGTCGACGGCGACCGTGCGACCGCACGGATCCATCTGCAGTTCCACGGCGACTGGGCGCAGGCGCCGGGCGGCCTGCGGTTGCAGATGCAGGGCTACTACGACGTCGCCTACCGGCGCGTCGACGGCCGCTGGCTGATCGCGCACCGGGTGACCACGGCCTTCGGCCGCGAGCAGCGCACCGTGCTGGGTTACCCGCACGCCGGTGCGCTGCCGCGCGACTGACTCTGCGGACGCACGAGAGCGGCGCCGGCGATGATCGCCGGCGCCGCTTCTGTGTCGTGCGTTCGGCTGCCGTCAGGCGGCGGCCGCGCCGAAGTACGCGCGCTGCAGATCCTCGACCGAGACGTCGGCCGCCGGGCCCGCGAGCACCGTGCGGCCCATCTCGACGACGGTCACCTCATCGGCGATGGCGACGGAATCCTGCACGGCCTGCTCGACGAGCAGGATGCCGATGCCCGTGGCCTTCAGCTCGTGCACGCGCTCCATGACCTCCTTGACGATGACCGGTGCCAGCCCCTGGCTGGGCTCGTCGAGGATCAGCAGCTTCGGCTTGGCCATCAGCGCCTGGCCGATCGCCAGCATCTGCTGCTGCCCGCCCGACATGCTCGCGGCGGGCAGGGCCCGCTTGCTGCCGAGGATCGGGAAGAGCTGGTAGATCTCGTCGACGGACGAGGCCAGGGCGCGCTTGCCGAGGCCGCGCGAGAAGCCGCCCAGCAGCAGGTTCTGCTCGATGGTCAGCTCGTGGAAGACCTTCTTGCCCTCCTGCACGTACGAGATGCCCTTCGCGACGCGTTTGTGCGGAGCATCCGAGAGCTCCTCGCCGAGGTAGGTCACCGATCCGCCCGAGGTCCTGTTCAGGCCGGTGATGGCGCGAAGGGTGGTGGTCTTGCCCGCACCGTTGCGGCCGAGCAGCACCGTGATCTCACCGGCGCGCACCGTCAGCGACACGTCGCGGACGACGGTCAGGTCGCCGTATCCGGTCTGCAGCGCAGACACCTCCAGCAGCGTGTCACTCATCGTCGCCTCCCGACGTGCCTGCCGCGGTCGTCTCCACTGCGACGCCGAGGTACTCCTCCATTACGCGCGGATTGCGCTCGATCTGCTCGGGGTTGCCGTGCGCCATGACGGCGCCCTGCGCGAGCACGTAGATGTCGTCCGCGACCCGCAGCACGAGCTGGAAGTTGTGCTCCACGAGGATGACCGTCATGCCGGCATCGCGCAGTCGTGCGACCAGCTGCTCGAGCACCTCGAGCTCGTCCTCGTCGAGCCCCGAGGCCACCTCGTCCAGCAGGAGCACCTTGGGAGAGCCGACCAGGCTGCGGGCGACCTCGAGCAGGCGCCGGTTGCCCAGCGGCAGCGAGTCGGCCATCTCGTCGCGCTGCTCGCTCAGCCCCACCAGGGCCAGCGCGCGCTCGGCCTCGACGCGGTCGGCGCGGCGCGCCCGCCAGTACGAGGGCAGCCGCAGCACGGATGCGATGATGCTGGCCCGCTCGCGGGCGTAGCGACCCGCCTCGACGGCCTCGAGCACGGTGAGCTTCTCGGGGACGTTCGGCGTCTGGAACGTGCGCGAGACGCCGGCCCTGGCCACCTTGTAGGAGGGCAGACCCTGGATGTGCTCGTCGTCCAGCGTGATCGTGCCGGCGTCGGTGCGGTAGAAGCCCGAGATCATGTTCAGCAGCGTCGTCTTGCCCGAGCCGTTCGGCCCGATGATCGCGGTGATCGCCCCGGGCTTCGCCTCGACGGTGACGTCGGAGAGCGCCTGGTTTCCGCCGAACGCCTTCGAGACGCCGTCGGTGCGCAGCAGCGCGCCCTGCAGGGTGTGGATCTCGGTGCTCGCCGGGGGCGTCGGGGCGTGGGCCCCGGTCTTCGCCATCGCGGCCTGATCGGCGCGGCGCACGAGCGAGCGCAGCAGGCCCGACAGTCCGCCGGTGAAGGCGACGCCGCCGATGAGCAGGAAGCCACCCGCGATGATGAGTCCGAACTGCTGGAAGTTCGTCGACTGGTTCATGCCGAACTGCAGCACGGCGGCGCCGATCAGCGCGCCGTAGATGCTCGCCGAGCCGCCGAAGATCGACGCCGCGAGCACGGTCATCGCGAACGAGAAGGCGAACGCCTCGGGCGAGATGAACAGGTCGAGGTTGGCGAACAGCGCGCCGGCGAGGCCGGCGGGCAGCGCACCGATCGCATAGGCGGTGAGCTTGGCACGGAAGACCGAGATGCCCATCGACGATGCCAGCACGGGGCTCTGCTTGAGCACCCGCAGGGCGGTGCCGTGGCGCGAGACGATGAGGTTGCGCATGAGCGCGAACACGACGATCGCAATGCCGACGATGATGACGTAGTAGGTCTGCCCATCGATCAGCTGCCCGAACGAGGTCGGGGGCGCGATGCCGGAGAGTCCGTTGCGTCCGCCGGTCTCGGTCTTGAAGATCGACAGCACATCGGGCACGAGCAGGATCAGGAAGAACGACGTCATCGCCAGCGACCAGCTGCCCAGTCTCAGGCCGGGGATGCCGGAGATGAGCCCGATCAGCAGCGCGGCCGCTGCACCGATGAGCAGCTGCAGCCAGATGTCGGTGACTCCGGCCTTGTTCGCAAGACCCGCGGCGTAGGCGCCGGCCGCGTACATCGCGACCTGTCCCATCGCCAGCTCACCCGCGTATCCGAGCGACAGGTTCAGCCCCACGACGATGAGCGCGAGGATCAGTGTCAGCTCGATCTGGCGTGTCACGCCGTAGGTCATTCCGAGCAGCGGCAGCAGGAGCAGCAGCACGCCGCATGCGAGGGGCCAGATCCAACCGGGGATCGCCCGCAGCTTGAGCCAGAGGTCGGCCATGTTCACACCGCCCGTTCCACGCGACGGGTGAACAGCCCCGTCGGCTTGACCATCAGAATCACGATGAGGATGACGAACACCGTCAGGCCCGCGTAGTCGGCACCGATGTACCGCGTGGCCAGGGCCTCGGCGAGGCCCACGATCAGGCCGCCGACGAGCGTTCCCCACAGGGAGCCGAAGCCGCCGATGGCGAGCACGACGAATCCCTTGAGCGCCAGCGACGCGCCGAGCGTCGCGACGGCGTAGGTCTTGGGGCCGACGAAGATCCCCAGC
This is a stretch of genomic DNA from Microbacterium sp. YJN-G. It encodes these proteins:
- a CDS encoding nuclear transport factor 2 family protein — protein: MLHLPQLRVDGDRATARIHLQFHGDWAQAPGGLRLQMQGYYDVAYRRVDGRWLIAHRVTTAFGREQRTVLGYPHAGALPRD
- a CDS encoding ABC transporter ATP-binding protein, whose amino-acid sequence is MSDTLLEVSALQTGYGDLTVVRDVSLTVRAGEITVLLGRNGAGKTTTLRAITGLNRTSGGSVTYLGEELSDAPHKRVAKGISYVQEGKKVFHELTIEQNLLLGGFSRGLGKRALASSVDEIYQLFPILGSKRALPAASMSGGQQQMLAIGQALMAKPKLLILDEPSQGLAPVIVKEVMERVHELKATGIGILLVEQAVQDSVAIADEVTVVEMGRTVLAGPAADVSVEDLQRAYFGAAAA
- a CDS encoding ATP-binding cassette domain-containing protein, with translation MADLWLKLRAIPGWIWPLACGVLLLLLPLLGMTYGVTRQIELTLILALIVVGLNLSLGYAGELAMGQVAMYAAGAYAAGLANKAGVTDIWLQLLIGAAAALLIGLISGIPGLRLGSWSLAMTSFFLILLVPDVLSIFKTETGGRNGLSGIAPPTSFGQLIDGQTYYVIIVGIAIVVFALMRNLIVSRHGTALRVLKQSPVLASSMGISVFRAKLTAYAIGALPAGLAGALFANLDLFISPEAFAFSFAMTVLAASIFGGSASIYGALIGAAVLQFGMNQSTNFQQFGLIIAGGFLLIGGVAFTGGLSGLLRSLVRRADQAAMAKTGAHAPTPPASTEIHTLQGALLRTDGVSKAFGGNQALSDVTVEAKPGAITAIIGPNGSGKTTLLNMISGFYRTDAGTITLDDEHIQGLPSYKVARAGVSRTFQTPNVPEKLTVLEAVEAGRYARERASIIASVLRLPSYWRARRADRVEAERALALVGLSEQRDEMADSLPLGNRRLLEVARSLVGSPKVLLLDEVASGLDEDELEVLEQLVARLRDAGMTVILVEHNFQLVLRVADDIYVLAQGAVMAHGNPEQIERNPRVMEEYLGVAVETTAAGTSGGDDE
- a CDS encoding SDR family NAD(P)-dependent oxidoreductase; this translates as MVHDDVPSSASRVRTVVVTGGALGIGGAISRRFAADGDHVVLVDIDEPAAERTRAAIAEACGQCTVIPGDITDDAVVARLAETVASDHGHADVLVNNVGDFRPAKAFFAKSPPEQWRRLHELNLWHVFAVTHALLPGMIAAGGGSIVNVSTVEAFRGIPGHAVYSAYNAGVSAFTRSLAVELGPSRIRVNAIAPDLADTEQTPAALMLAGRDPELLRSWLPAGRFGDPEDFAGVVTFLASDDAAFITGHTIPVDGGTLAASGWYGKASGRGWTNMPDQA
- a CDS encoding SDR family oxidoreductase is translated as MSLVMDFSGRVVAVSGGGRGVGAGIVEAFLEAGAEVEFCGRTEPASLPSHAGRTAGFRAVDVRDPDQVDAWIDAVVSRHGRLDVLVNNVGGSPFGRFEDGSPRYLQALTEINFLSAAFASRASHEPLRRTGGSVINITSISARRPSPGTAVYGAAKAALESLTRSLAAEWAPEVRVNAVSSGLVATESAVEHYGDAEQYARIAQTIPRGRLAQPREIGDVCVMLASPFSAHVTGAVVPVDGGGEWPAFLAQTPNADIFTTDRSQTSGGSPS
- a CDS encoding nuclear transport factor 2 family protein, producing the protein MTHRDEFADRHEIHDLMLRYCSAIDRADYAAVLAVYAHDGIDRHTGFEGGAAGFVAWLRERTAVFDGTMHLVGNHRAELFGDHAFAETYGTAVHWGAPADDETRNFTSGFRYLDHLRRDPEGWRIVERTAVREWTRSDAGRLRAPESPGPRGARGPADPLEACREKVRRAAGIRSDGVPDNQATEEES